TGAAAAATACGTAGTATtgcgtgtataaataaatgttgtAATTTAAACCGTGCAAGATTTATCGGAGAGGAAACATCGTCGTCTAATAAAGAAACCCCCGAACTCACGGATGCACCAACGTGGATAATAGACCCGATAGACGGGACGACCAATTTTGTCCACTGTTTTCCTCAAGTCTGCATTTCGATCGGTCTGGTGATTAATAAAAGACTCGAAATAGGAATCATCTATAATCCGTGTTACGATGAGATGTACACGGCGAAGAGAGGCCAGGGTGCCTTTTTGAACGGAAAAACTATTCAATCATCGTCAACAAAAGGTGAAAGTCGATTGAAACGATCTTAcgttaatcgaaaaataaaacaagataCGTGTAATTGCGATGATACAAAGTGGAGTTTATTGATGtcgaaaaattacaataattaaaaataaatcataatatacatgcTCACGTTTTCTTACGTCTCGTATTGGTTTctagagttgaaaaaatcacTTGTCAATTTGGAAACTTCGTCGTTATTCAATACATCTCAAGCTGACATTGGATTGGCACGTTTCAATGCTGTGATCGAGGCTGCTCACGGGTAATAAAAAACAGCCActtttttaacattattatacTCGGCAAAAATGTTTAAGAGAAAACGCGAATGATTATATAAACTTGAATTTCAGAGTGCGCACGATTGGTTCTGCCGCTTTGGCTTTAGCTTTCGTAGCCAGAGGAATAATCGACGTGTTTCACATGGACGGACTGAACTCTTGGGACGTTGCCGCGGGTTGTCTTATCGTAACAGAAGCTGGAGGCAGCCTCATCGACACAAAAGGTATGAACGCGTCGTTTGATACAATTCTATCAGCTCTCAAGCATCTGATTCCACatttaatgaaaaacaatCCCCATAGTCAAATACCGgctacgtataatatttttgtcgCCAATTTTCAACAAGCTTGATATTGAACGTAATCGTACGACCAATCGTCATCAATTTAATTTGTTCACTCAACTTTTGCCACTTGCATGTAATAACGTATGTAAAGACCCCGATCAAAACGATACAAAAGCAAATAACTGTAATTACTCGTAAGGCAAGATGAATGGCGCCCTACATTGATACAACGATCGTGTGTCCGTGCGTCTTTATTTTCAGGGGGGAACTTCGATTTCATGGCTCCAAAAGTTATCGCAGCGGCCAATGAAGCTTTGGCCATAGAAACCTCGAAGTTAATACTAGAGACGGATCTCAGGACgcagagaaaacgattgaaaaagaattgaatATGTTATTTTACAAGCCACTATTGTCAGTATatgaataaaacaatttcaaaccgCAACAACTAATATACAACCAtgttactttttcattttgtacaatACAAAGGatgtgaaatttgaagaagGTTTAACTTTTATCTACAATACGTAACAGATGCAGACACTAAACGTTATCTATAAGTTAATTCACATAAATCTAATGCGTACGAAACTTTaactagtaaaaaaaattagcttcACTGTATATGCAGAGAATTTGTCAGCAGTCATTGAACGTGTACTGTAAACACTCCTGCATAATATCATGGTGGTTGTAAAGAAACCTTCAAAAGAGAATGTAAATTGACCCAAGTATAACGCAGAAATCATTGGACCAATCTAACCTTCGAtcaaacgaatcaaaagtCGAGACAGAATAAGTGAGTAGAATAGTAGTTCGCAAGTATCCGTTTCCCCGGAAGGAACTCAAAGGAACTGCCGCACTGATCGTTTACGGTGTTTCTAAAAGTTCTTCCTCGCGACTTGAGTAAGTAAGATCAAAACTGAAATGACGATGGATTCCACCCTCGACGTGTACTACGAATTCGTTATGGGTTTAACTCGGGAAGCTGCCAAGGTGGgaattcgaaaatcgcgaGTATTACTGTATCGTATAACGGTTCATTAATCGTTAATACTACAAACTGTTGAAAGGTTATCACCAATTCGATAAAACTGCGAAAAACCGTGGACACGAAACGAGGTGATTGGGATCTCGTGACGCAATACGACCGGGAGATTGAAGAAATCATAATTGATCGTTTGAAAAGTCAATACCCGGACCACATGCAAGTGCCCATTCTCCatgcgtataataatacaaattttggaTTTCCAAACAAATTCGCGTAATAAAGAAACCTCGAGatgatactgaaaatatatatcataaaTACAAGACagtcattttaattttcaggtTTATCGCCGAAGAATCGGCGGGTAATAATTCACCAGATCTGACCGATGCTCCGACATGGATAATAGACCCGATCGACGGCACTACCAATTTCGTTCACGGATTCCCGCATACCTGTGTCGTGATTGCTCTAGCCATACGGAAAGAGGTGGTGATTGGAATAGTGTACAATCCACTTCTGGAGCAACTATTCACGGCTAGAAAAGGCCGGGGTGCTTTTCTCAACGGAGAACCGATTAGTACCTCGGAAGTGGACGGTGAGTAAAATAGCACACACTTGTAGTGAATTTCTCACGACGTTAGCGCGGGaatcaaacaaaaacaacCTCTTAGGGTTACGCGATCACATTTtgatttacagatttttcgaaAGCTTTGGTCTGCTTTGAGCCCGGATTTATAAAGATTGAAAGCATGGCAGAGTACGTGGTCGAAAGACTACGAGCAATTATAAAGGTGGCACATGGGTAAGCCTTTATACTCATGCTACAAATGCTCCgatagtgaaatttttcagcagcgTTATTAAAAGTTACAACAATTCCGACGCTTTCAGAATACGGACCCTCGGAGTTGCCGCCTTAACACTTTGCTACGTAGCGATGGGTGCTGTTGACGCTTATCACATTGAGGGACCTGGCATAGAAGTTTGGGACATCGCCGCAGCTTCTCTGATCATTGCGGAAGCCGGAGGTGTCGTCGTCGACAGAGTTTCAGGTATAAAAAACACGGGCCTAACGTTATAGCAGTACTTGGCAATTAAGCAATTGAAAAGTGCCGCAAGTAGTACAGTTGCGATAGTTGTGACGACTAAGGGATGGATTTAAGCGCAGGTGAACGAGTGGACATCATGAAGCCAAGAGCGATCGGAGCGGCGAATTCAAAAATCGCAGATGCAATGGTAAAGATTATTCGTGAAACTGACGAGAGAGTTGACCAAATGAAAAACAGTACCCATTGAAGAAACGACGGATGAAAACAAGGAATCTTTCAATGAATGCTTAAACCGTCGCATTCGTGTCAAAGTACTGGAATTTCAATTGTTGTAAAGctcaagaattttataatgcaCGTTGAACGTTATTCTCTCGATAATAATGGATCGTTGCGATTCAGCggcgcaatttttttcttcacaattgTACATTAACAATAAAGCAGTCCGTTgtgtatcaattattattgttttttacgTTATAATCATTTCATAATAGAAAGTCTGCTATGATTGCCGTATTTGCATTTCGAAAATAGTATTACTTCATGGTGATAAATACGAGTTGAGTACGAGATCGTctgtccgtctgtccggaAATTTTTGCTTACATAGAAttaagttagtaacgttactgtaacgatttatgtttacgaaaaatcgttacttcgcaccttTAGTATTGTTTGGAATTTAGTAAACCATggtaaacaaaacatactcatatttcaaaaaaaaaacaaatcctt
The Neodiprion lecontei isolate iyNeoLeco1 chromosome 3, iyNeoLeco1.1, whole genome shotgun sequence DNA segment above includes these coding regions:
- the LOC124293559 gene encoding inositol monophosphatase 2-like — translated: MTSAEEIEHFFQVAKSLTLEAAEIIKNSINELKDVEEKSSDKDLVTKYDKEVERLLFERLSNEFPEHKFIGEETSSSNKETPELTDAPTWIIDPIDGTTNFVHCFPQVCISIGLVINKRLEIGIIYNPCYDEMYTAKRGQGAFLNGKTIQSSSTKELKKSLVNLETSSLFNTSQADIGLARFNAVIEAAHGVRTIGSAALALAFVARGIIDVFHMDGLNSWDVAAGCLIVTEAGGSLIDTKGGNFDFMAPKVIAAANEALAIETSKLILETDLRTQRKRLKKN
- the LOC107219887 gene encoding inositol monophosphatase 1-like isoform X2 — encoded protein: MTMDSTLDVYYEFVMGLTREAAKVITNSIKLRKTVDTKRGDWDLVTQYDREIEEIIIDRLKSQYPDHMFIAEESAGNNSPDLTDAPTWIIDPIDGTTNFVHGFPHTCVVIALAIRKEVVIGIVYNPLLEQLFTARKGRGAFLNGEPISTSEVDDFSKALVCFEPGFIKIESMAEYVVERLRAIIKVAHGIRTLGVAALTLCYVAMGAVDAYHIEGPGIEVWDIAAASLIIAEAGGVVVDRVSAQVNEWTS
- the LOC107219887 gene encoding inositol monophosphatase 2-like isoform X1, with translation MTMDSTLDVYYEFVMGLTREAAKVITNSIKLRKTVDTKRGDWDLVTQYDREIEEIIIDRLKSQYPDHMFIAEESAGNNSPDLTDAPTWIIDPIDGTTNFVHGFPHTCVVIALAIRKEVVIGIVYNPLLEQLFTARKGRGAFLNGEPISTSEVDDFSKALVCFEPGFIKIESMAEYVVERLRAIIKVAHGIRTLGVAALTLCYVAMGAVDAYHIEGPGIEVWDIAAASLIIAEAGGVVVDRVSGERVDIMKPRAIGAANSKIADAMVKIIRETDERVDQMKNSTH